The following are encoded in a window of Ruminiclostridium herbifermentans genomic DNA:
- a CDS encoding DUF2156 domain-containing protein, with the protein MQTILKLSEVSLLDKKIFDDYLKKLDSQVSELNFTNFYMWRDYYKIRYSIINEFLCIISIGEDKPFSYFPIGDYSNIENLKIAIYSIRDYFYQHNWEFIMCRVSAQQISVLEDLDIRFTSKEDRDNFDYIYYVQKLSTLKGKKLDGKRNHINKFKKLHTFSYEEISDKNISDCIDILEKWSIQRNYSEDESLIAERKANLDLLNNYKLLNVKGALIRVDGKPEAFTIGEMLNSNTVVIHVEKANSTINGLYTLINQQFLTNRWNGVEYVNREQDLGISGLRKAKLSYNPAMLLEKFTVELC; encoded by the coding sequence TTGCAGACAATTTTAAAGTTATCAGAAGTATCTTTACTTGATAAAAAAATATTTGATGACTATCTAAAAAAATTAGATTCGCAGGTGTCCGAATTAAATTTTACAAATTTTTATATGTGGAGAGATTATTACAAAATAAGATATAGCATTATTAATGAATTTTTGTGCATAATATCTATTGGTGAGGACAAACCGTTTTCATATTTCCCAATAGGAGACTATAGTAATATTGAAAATTTGAAAATAGCGATATATTCTATTAGGGATTATTTTTATCAGCACAATTGGGAGTTCATTATGTGCCGAGTATCAGCTCAGCAAATTTCTGTTTTAGAAGATTTAGATATTAGGTTTACATCGAAAGAGGATAGGGATAACTTCGACTATATATACTATGTACAGAAGCTTTCAACTCTAAAAGGGAAGAAACTCGATGGTAAAAGAAACCATATTAATAAGTTTAAAAAGTTGCATACTTTTAGCTATGAGGAAATATCAGATAAAAATATATCAGACTGTATAGACATTTTAGAAAAATGGTCGATACAAAGAAATTATTCTGAAGATGAAAGCCTTATTGCTGAAAGAAAAGCAAATTTGGACTTGTTAAATAATTATAAATTGTTGAATGTTAAGGGTGCATTGATTAGGGTTGATGGTAAACCTGAAGCATTTACAATAGGTGAGATGTTAAATAGCAATACAGTTGTAATTCATGTGGAAAAGGCAAATTCTACGATAAATGGCCTTTACACATTAATTAATCAGCAGTTTTTGACAAATCGATGGAATGGTGTTGAATATGTGAATAGAGAACAAGATTTGGGAATTAGTGGATTAAGAAAAGCAAAGTTATCATATAATCCTGCAATGTTACTGGAAAAATTCACAGTTGAACTTTGTTAA
- the gap gene encoding type I glyceraldehyde-3-phosphate dehydrogenase, with translation MAVKMGINGFGRIGRLVFRAAINNPNVEVKGINDPFIDLEYMKYMLTYDTVHGKFEGTVETKDGKLVVNGKEIAVFAEKDPAAIAWGACGAEYVVESTGVFTTTEKASAHIKGGAKKVVISAPSADAPMFVMGVNNDKYTKDMTVVSNASCTTNCLAPLAKVINDNFGIVEGLMTTVHAATNTQKTVDAPSMKDWRGGRSILGNIIPSSTGAAKAVGKVIPELNGKLTGMAFRVPTADVSVVDLTVRLEKSATYEEIKNAVKKASENELKGILGYTEDAVVSTDFIHDARTSIFDAEAGIALNGNFVKLVSWYDNEWGYSNKVVNLIEHMAKVDAQ, from the coding sequence ATGGCAGTAAAAATGGGTATTAACGGTTTCGGACGTATTGGACGTCTTGTTTTCAGGGCTGCAATTAACAACCCTAATGTAGAAGTAAAGGGAATCAATGATCCATTCATCGATCTCGAGTACATGAAATATATGTTAACTTATGACACAGTTCATGGTAAATTTGAAGGAACTGTTGAAACAAAAGATGGAAAATTAGTTGTTAACGGCAAAGAAATCGCTGTATTTGCTGAAAAAGATCCAGCAGCTATCGCTTGGGGCGCTTGTGGTGCTGAATACGTAGTTGAATCAACTGGTGTATTCACTACTACAGAAAAGGCTTCAGCTCACATAAAGGGTGGAGCAAAGAAAGTTGTTATCAGTGCTCCTTCAGCTGACGCACCAATGTTCGTAATGGGTGTTAACAATGATAAATACACTAAGGACATGACAGTTGTATCAAACGCTTCATGTACTACTAATTGCTTAGCTCCTTTAGCTAAGGTTATCAACGACAACTTCGGTATAGTTGAAGGTCTTATGACTACAGTTCACGCTGCAACTAACACTCAGAAGACAGTTGATGCTCCTTCAATGAAAGACTGGAGAGGCGGAAGATCAATCCTTGGAAACATCATTCCATCATCAACTGGTGCTGCTAAGGCAGTTGGAAAGGTTATTCCAGAATTGAACGGAAAATTAACTGGTATGGCATTCAGAGTACCAACAGCTGACGTTTCAGTTGTTGACTTAACAGTACGTCTTGAAAAATCAGCAACTTACGAAGAAATCAAGAATGCTGTTAAGAAGGCTTCAGAAAATGAATTAAAGGGTATCCTCGGATACACAGAAGATGCAGTTGTTTCAACTGACTTCATCCATGATGCACGTACTTCAATATTTGATGCTGAAGCTGGTATCGCATTAAATGGAAACTTCGTTAAGTTAGTATCATGGTACGACAACGAGTGGGGTTATTCAAACAAAGTTGTTAACCTCATCGAGCACATGGCTAAGGTTGACGCTCAATAA
- the trmL gene encoding tRNA (uridine(34)/cytosine(34)/5-carboxymethylaminomethyluridine(34)-2'-O)-methyltransferase TrmL — MSLNIVLVEPEIPQNTGNIVRTCAATGAILHLVGPLGFSIEDKYLKRAGLDYWDDAQIKYYDNLELFMKKHGNNKLYYSTTKALNKYSDITYEEDCFILFGKETAGLPEELLKENKESCIRIPMKEGIRSLNLSNSVAIVVYEVLRQQNFGKLETKGHLVKFEW, encoded by the coding sequence ATGTCATTAAATATCGTTTTAGTGGAACCTGAAATTCCTCAAAATACAGGAAATATTGTAAGAACATGCGCAGCTACAGGTGCTATTCTACATTTGGTAGGACCCCTTGGATTTTCAATAGAAGATAAATATCTGAAAAGAGCTGGATTAGATTATTGGGATGATGCACAAATAAAATATTATGATAATCTAGAATTGTTTATGAAAAAACACGGTAATAATAAATTATATTACTCAACTACAAAGGCTTTAAATAAGTACAGCGATATTACATACGAGGAGGACTGCTTTATACTTTTTGGAAAGGAAACTGCAGGATTGCCCGAGGAATTGCTCAAAGAGAATAAGGAAAGCTGCATTAGAATTCCAATGAAAGAGGGAATACGATCACTCAATTTATCAAATTCTGTGGCTATTGTTGTTTATGAAGTTCTTAGACAACAAAACTTTGGAAAACTAGAAACAAAGGGACATTTAGTTAAATTTGAATGGTAA
- the spoVAE gene encoding stage V sporulation protein AE: MSYVNAFLVGGLICAIGQLLIDKTKLTSAKILVLYVVLGAVLASFGIYQKIVDIGGAGATIPLTGFGYSLAKGVFNEVDRIGLLGIFTGGFKAASAGLSAAVFFGYIMAAISRSKAKK; this comes from the coding sequence ATGAGTTATGTAAATGCTTTTTTAGTAGGAGGACTTATTTGTGCAATTGGACAACTTCTTATAGATAAAACTAAGCTTACATCTGCAAAAATTTTAGTATTATATGTTGTATTAGGTGCTGTACTTGCTTCATTTGGTATATATCAAAAAATTGTTGATATAGGCGGAGCTGGTGCAACAATACCTCTTACTGGTTTTGGCTATAGTTTGGCTAAAGGTGTTTTTAACGAGGTAGACAGAATTGGTTTACTTGGAATTTTTACAGGTGGTTTTAAAGCAGCTTCAGCAGGACTTTCTGCTGCTGTTTTCTTTGGATATATAATGGCAGCTATATCTAGGTCAAAAGCTAAGAAGTAG
- the spoVAD gene encoding stage V sporulation protein AD: MAEKHIGKQTVVLNNPPSIKATASIVGPKEGKGDLKRDFDYILPDELWGEDSWEKAESKLVRETFSKLLQNAGISNDKIDYILAGDLLNQCIAANYGLRDTNVPFFGLYGACSTMAESMSLGSMLVGGGFADNVVCLTSSHFCSAEKQFRFPLELGNQRTPTSQWTVTGSGAVLLSAEGTGPYIKHITTGKINDLGVTDINNMGAAMAPAAADTILTHFADTGLVPEYYDLIVTGDLGKVGKQLCLDILKMNGLNIEAMYNDCGVMIYKLEEQDAHAGGSGCGCSATVFAGHIYKEIMKGNLKRVLFIATGALMSPISLQQKESIPGIAHAVSIHRSID, encoded by the coding sequence ATGGCAGAAAAACATATTGGAAAACAGACTGTTGTTTTAAATAATCCTCCATCAATTAAGGCTACTGCTTCAATTGTTGGACCTAAAGAAGGAAAAGGAGATTTGAAAAGAGACTTTGATTATATATTACCAGATGAACTTTGGGGAGAGGATAGCTGGGAAAAGGCAGAAAGCAAGCTGGTAAGAGAAACTTTTTCAAAGCTTCTTCAGAATGCAGGAATTAGTAATGATAAAATTGATTATATTCTAGCTGGAGATTTGTTGAATCAATGTATAGCAGCAAACTATGGGCTTAGAGATACAAATGTGCCATTTTTCGGTTTATACGGTGCATGTTCAACTATGGCAGAGTCAATGAGTTTGGGAAGTATGCTTGTTGGTGGTGGCTTTGCAGATAATGTTGTGTGTCTTACATCAAGCCATTTTTGCTCGGCAGAGAAGCAATTCAGATTCCCTTTAGAATTGGGAAATCAAAGGACTCCAACATCCCAGTGGACTGTAACAGGTTCAGGTGCAGTTTTATTATCAGCTGAGGGAACAGGTCCGTATATTAAGCATATAACTACTGGTAAAATTAATGATTTAGGTGTAACTGATATTAATAACATGGGTGCTGCAATGGCACCAGCGGCTGCAGATACTATTCTGACACATTTTGCAGACACGGGACTTGTGCCTGAGTATTATGATTTAATTGTTACAGGAGACTTAGGCAAGGTTGGAAAGCAATTGTGTTTAGATATTTTAAAAATGAATGGGCTTAACATAGAAGCTATGTATAATGATTGCGGCGTAATGATTTACAAATTAGAAGAACAGGATGCTCATGCTGGTGGAAGCGGCTGCGGTTGTTCTGCGACTGTATTTGCTGGACACATATATAAAGAAATTATGAAAGGGAATTTGAAAAGAGTATTATTTATTGCAACTGGAGCGCTGATGAGTCCTATAAGTTTACAGCAAAAGGAGTCAATTCCTGGTATTGCACATGCAGTAAGTATTCATAGAAGTATTGACTAA
- a CDS encoding chemotaxis protein CheX, protein MNIEYINPFIEASQTVLQQVAGIEAKLGKVFLRTSPYKGESIVIMVGITGKMRGQTIFTMSKETAFRVASAMMGGMQVEELNEISKSALSELTNMILGNAATLLYNKGIGIEITPPSLLLGENLSISQSKMQTICIPLCITDTEILEIDLSVEN, encoded by the coding sequence ATGAATATAGAATATATTAATCCTTTTATTGAAGCGAGTCAAACAGTTTTACAGCAAGTAGCTGGAATTGAAGCAAAGCTTGGTAAGGTTTTTCTTAGAACTTCTCCATACAAGGGAGAATCAATAGTTATAATGGTTGGTATCACTGGTAAAATGCGAGGTCAAACAATTTTTACTATGTCAAAGGAGACAGCCTTCAGAGTAGCATCAGCTATGATGGGTGGTATGCAAGTTGAAGAATTGAATGAGATATCCAAGAGTGCATTATCTGAATTAACAAATATGATTTTAGGTAATGCTGCAACTTTGCTTTATAATAAAGGTATAGGAATAGAAATAACACCTCCTTCTTTACTTTTGGGTGAAAATTTGTCAATATCTCAATCAAAAATGCAAACTATATGTATTCCTCTATGTATAACAGATACAGAAATCTTGGAGATTGATTTGTCTGTTGAGAACTGA